One segment of Asaia bogorensis NBRC 16594 DNA contains the following:
- a CDS encoding undecaprenyl-diphosphate phosphatase yields the protein MTLLQALVLAIVQGLTELFPVSSLGHAVLLPALLHWNLDERSELFLPFLTMLHFGTLVALFCFFWRDWLAIFTGAIGLHGAARREEAIRILVLLVVATIPVVIFGAAFEHKLKVIFGTPAAVAIFLILNGVILLVTEWMRSYKGRMPQRAIADMSARDAVVIGLWQCLALFPGISRSGSTINAGLVCGLNHETAARFSLLMAQPAVLAATVHEAWQLRHMSVSPDMIRISIIAAIAAGVTALISTAVLLRYFRNHERWALSPFAFYCMGAGAVSLVALVLF from the coding sequence TCTCGGCCATGCAGTCCTCCTTCCCGCCCTGCTTCACTGGAATCTGGACGAGCGGAGCGAGCTATTCCTACCATTTCTGACGATGCTGCATTTTGGCACGCTGGTTGCGCTTTTCTGCTTCTTCTGGCGTGACTGGCTGGCCATCTTCACCGGTGCAATCGGGCTGCATGGTGCTGCCCGTCGAGAGGAAGCCATCCGTATTCTGGTGCTTCTGGTTGTGGCTACCATACCGGTGGTCATCTTCGGTGCGGCGTTCGAGCACAAGCTGAAGGTCATTTTCGGTACGCCCGCCGCTGTGGCGATCTTCCTGATCCTGAACGGCGTGATCCTGCTCGTTACCGAGTGGATGCGGTCTTACAAGGGGCGTATGCCCCAGCGTGCCATTGCCGATATGTCGGCCCGCGATGCGGTTGTCATCGGGCTATGGCAGTGTCTGGCGCTCTTCCCTGGCATCTCGCGTTCGGGTTCGACCATCAACGCGGGGCTTGTCTGCGGGCTCAATCACGAGACAGCTGCCCGGTTCTCGCTGCTCATGGCGCAGCCTGCGGTTCTGGCGGCGACGGTGCATGAGGCGTGGCAGCTCCGTCATATGAGTGTCAGCCCGGACATGATCCGCATTTCCATCATCGCGGCTATCGCGGCGGGCGTGACGGCGCTCATCAGTACGGCTGTTCTGCTGCGTTATTTCCGCAATCATGAGCGCTGGGCGTTGTCGCCTTTCGCCTTCTATTGCATGGGAGCCGGTGCCGTCTCCCTCGTCGCACTCGTTCTCTTTTGA
- a CDS encoding amino acid permease — protein sequence MLGVGSTIGAGIYVMTGTAAAEYAGPSILVSFIIAALACLFTAFSYGELSSSLPVSGSAYSYAYVSMGEKAAWTVGWLLLLEYGISCAAVASGLSGYATSLLSSFNMHVPAALSQATFQTVPGSGGMAITSGWRFDLVATLAIAVVTACLVRGVQESARVNTVIVFIKVGVLFLFVVCGLFALHPSYWHPFIPEYRGGFQYGIPGMFRAASIIFFAYVGFEAVSTASAEARNPRRDVPIGIIGSLVICTIVYVCVASILIGIVPYQQLNVADPLAIAVRAMHQPWLALFVNLGATIGLCSVLLGLLYGQTRIFFAMSRDGLLPPIFAYVHKRYHTPWTGTILLGILVALATATLPIDVISDLVSIGTAAAFGIVCFTVIWQRNKHPDMPRSFSVPLGGVTIRGWWIGVTPTLGILFCLVMIAPLFADMARALMHGNPVPALLLIAYAGLGFATYWFYSRHNSRFATEESSSP from the coding sequence ATGCTCGGTGTCGGCTCCACGATCGGCGCTGGCATCTATGTCATGACCGGCACGGCCGCCGCCGAGTATGCGGGGCCGTCCATTCTTGTCTCGTTCATCATCGCGGCGCTGGCCTGTCTCTTTACGGCTTTCTCCTACGGCGAACTGTCCTCCAGCCTGCCTGTTTCGGGATCGGCCTATTCCTACGCCTATGTGTCGATGGGTGAGAAAGCGGCCTGGACGGTCGGGTGGCTGCTGCTGCTCGAATACGGCATCTCCTGTGCCGCTGTCGCGTCCGGCCTGTCGGGTTACGCCACGAGCCTGCTTTCAAGCTTCAACATGCATGTCCCGGCGGCACTCAGTCAGGCAACCTTCCAGACCGTGCCGGGAAGCGGCGGTATGGCCATCACCTCGGGCTGGCGCTTTGACTTGGTCGCGACGCTGGCCATTGCGGTGGTGACGGCCTGTCTGGTGCGCGGCGTACAGGAATCAGCACGCGTCAACACGGTGATCGTGTTCATCAAGGTTGGGGTGCTTTTCCTGTTTGTCGTATGCGGTCTTTTTGCGCTGCATCCCTCCTATTGGCACCCGTTCATTCCGGAATATCGCGGCGGGTTCCAGTACGGCATCCCCGGCATGTTCCGTGCGGCCTCGATCATCTTCTTTGCCTATGTCGGGTTCGAGGCCGTCTCGACAGCATCGGCCGAGGCGCGCAACCCGCGCCGGGATGTGCCGATCGGGATTATCGGCAGCCTTGTGATCTGCACGATCGTTTACGTGTGTGTGGCGTCCATCCTGATCGGTATTGTGCCCTATCAGCAGCTCAATGTGGCCGATCCGCTCGCAATTGCCGTGCGCGCCATGCATCAGCCGTGGCTTGCCCTGTTCGTCAATCTTGGCGCCACGATCGGGCTTTGCTCGGTCTTGCTGGGGCTGCTTTATGGGCAGACACGCATCTTCTTCGCCATGAGCCGTGACGGGCTGCTCCCCCCGATCTTTGCGTATGTGCACAAGCGCTACCACACGCCTTGGACCGGGACGATTCTGCTGGGTATTCTGGTAGCTCTCGCTACGGCGACATTGCCGATTGACGTGATCAGCGATCTTGTCAGCATCGGGACGGCAGCCGCCTTCGGTATTGTGTGCTTCACGGTCATCTGGCAGCGCAACAAGCACCCCGATATGCCGAGAAGCTTCAGTGTTCCGCTGGGAGGCGTCACCATCAGGGGATGGTGGATTGGCGTCACCCCTACGCTGGGTATCCTGTTCTGCCTCGTGATGATTGCGCCGCTTTTTGCCGATATGGCGCGCGCCCTGATGCACGGCAATCCGGTCCCGGCCCTGCTGCTGATTGCTTATGCCGGGCTCGGATTTGCGACCTACTGGTTCTACTCCCGGCATAACTCCCGCTTTGCCACTGAGGAATCCTCCTCCCCCTGA
- a CDS encoding dihydroxyacetone kinase family protein — MTKICGDAENFATSALRGFASLYRDIVQPVRGGVLRSQPGAKGKVALVVGGGSGHFPAFNGYVGTGFADAAVAGDVFASPSTQAILRIARQANLGGGVILGYGNYAGDVLNFSIAAERLRAEGIDARMIATTDDIASAPAEEASRRRGTAGDVPVFKITGAAAEAGLSLDEVEAVGQRANERTRSFGVAFDGCTLPGETEKLFHVPHGRVALGLGVHGEQGIDEQNLMRPEALAAILCERLLKEAPPKAGSRITALLNGLGGTKYEELFVLWEAIIPYLENAGYTLVAPIAGEYITSLDMAGCSLTITWLDEELERFWCAPVDSAAFRRNAVTRVQDHALSVLTDAPAVYMKSLTDAGRDGGRCVASIMVKLSHALTEAEAELGQIDAHAGDGDHGQGMARGAAASAKAALAAVEAGAGPATVLAAAADAWADRAGGTSGALWGAGLFAFSTAFDDSAVPDAQSLSTGLRRAMEKITALGKAKPGDKTLMDALVPLVERFEQGLRQGENVSKAWNEAAKASTTAAEATKDLLPRLGRARTHGERSKGYPDAGAISMALSARVVGEALASLSVK; from the coding sequence ATGACCAAGATCTGTGGTGACGCCGAAAATTTCGCGACATCGGCCCTGCGTGGCTTTGCCAGCCTCTATCGCGACATCGTCCAGCCGGTCCGTGGCGGCGTGCTGCGCAGTCAGCCCGGCGCCAAGGGCAAGGTGGCTTTGGTGGTTGGCGGCGGGTCCGGGCATTTCCCGGCATTCAACGGCTATGTCGGCACCGGCTTTGCCGATGCTGCTGTAGCGGGCGACGTCTTTGCCTCGCCCTCTACCCAGGCCATCCTGCGCATCGCTCGACAGGCCAATCTGGGTGGCGGCGTTATCCTCGGCTACGGCAATTACGCCGGCGATGTGTTGAACTTCAGTATCGCCGCTGAGCGCCTTCGCGCCGAGGGGATCGATGCCCGCATGATCGCCACGACAGACGACATTGCGAGCGCCCCTGCCGAGGAGGCCAGCAGACGTCGTGGCACGGCAGGCGACGTACCCGTTTTCAAGATCACGGGGGCTGCGGCCGAGGCAGGTCTCTCCCTCGACGAAGTCGAGGCGGTGGGCCAGCGTGCCAATGAGCGCACACGTTCTTTCGGTGTGGCTTTCGACGGGTGCACCCTGCCCGGTGAAACCGAGAAGCTGTTCCATGTCCCGCATGGTCGGGTTGCGCTCGGCCTAGGTGTTCATGGAGAGCAGGGCATTGATGAGCAGAATCTCATGCGCCCCGAAGCCCTGGCTGCCATCCTGTGCGAGCGTCTGCTTAAGGAAGCGCCCCCCAAGGCAGGATCGCGCATCACGGCGCTGCTGAATGGCTTGGGCGGGACGAAATATGAAGAGCTTTTCGTGCTGTGGGAAGCGATCATCCCCTATCTTGAAAATGCCGGATATACTCTGGTCGCACCCATCGCCGGGGAATACATCACCAGCCTCGACATGGCCGGATGCTCACTGACCATCACATGGCTCGATGAAGAGCTTGAGCGTTTCTGGTGTGCCCCGGTGGATAGCGCGGCATTCCGCCGCAACGCGGTGACCCGCGTGCAGGATCATGCCCTGTCGGTGCTGACAGATGCCCCGGCCGTTTACATGAAATCCCTCACCGATGCCGGACGTGATGGCGGTCGCTGTGTGGCCTCCATCATGGTCAAGCTCTCACACGCCCTGACAGAGGCCGAGGCCGAGCTTGGGCAGATAGACGCCCATGCGGGCGATGGCGACCACGGGCAAGGAATGGCCCGTGGGGCAGCTGCCTCGGCCAAGGCCGCGCTGGCCGCTGTTGAGGCCGGGGCGGGCCCTGCGACAGTGCTCGCAGCAGCAGCAGATGCCTGGGCGGATCGTGCCGGCGGCACATCGGGCGCCTTGTGGGGGGCAGGGCTGTTCGCCTTCAGCACGGCCTTCGATGACTCTGCCGTGCCCGATGCCCAGAGCCTTTCAACCGGCCTGCGTCGCGCAATGGAAAAGATTACGGCCCTTGGCAAGGCAAAGCCGGGTGACAAGACCCTTATGGATGCTCTGGTCCCCCTAGTGGAACGCTTCGAGCAGGGTCTGCGCCAGGGAGAAAATGTCTCGAAAGCCTGGAACGAAGCCGCCAAGGCATCAACTACCGCAGCCGAGGCAACAAAAGACCTTCTGCCGCGACTGGGCCGCGCACGCACCCATGGCGAGCGCAGCAAAGGCTATCCTGACGCCGGCGCAATTTCCATGGCGCTCAGCGCCCGCGTCGTGGGTGAGGCGCTTGCGTCGCTCTCTGTGAAGTAA
- a CDS encoding ABC transporter permease, with translation MSHEPSTLPQADSTAVVTAPGARARIKALAANPLCGVIVALVVIFVLSCSLSSHFLTAFNMKIIARSLAFVGLVTIGQAILMILGELDLSVGAIGGLAGVAGGLLMVQAGLNPWLSLILCLALGTGCGLLNGLLITRLRLHSLVLTIGMAGVYGGANLVLTKGVAITGIPSDIGFLGRGMMFGLPVPFVILLVCLAIVSFVMIRTPLGRYVYAIGSNNAAARMLGIRVDAIRVCAFATAGFLSALAGIVMVARLGTAQPSIGDTWVLAPIAAAVIGGVATTGGLGSPFGAVLGAVIIGIIENVIVLFGISPYWQSIVSGGIVVAAISFDSIARRYFNREA, from the coding sequence ATGTCGCATGAACCTTCAACGCTTCCTCAGGCCGACAGCACGGCGGTCGTGACGGCCCCCGGCGCGCGCGCCCGCATCAAGGCTCTGGCGGCCAACCCGCTCTGCGGCGTGATCGTGGCGCTGGTAGTCATCTTTGTCCTGTCCTGCTCGCTGTCATCGCACTTCCTGACCGCGTTCAACATGAAGATCATCGCGCGCTCGCTGGCTTTCGTGGGGCTCGTCACGATCGGTCAGGCCATATTGATGATCCTCGGTGAGCTCGACCTCTCCGTTGGTGCCATTGGCGGCCTCGCCGGGGTGGCGGGTGGCCTGCTCATGGTTCAGGCAGGCCTCAACCCGTGGCTTTCCCTCATTCTCTGCCTCGCGCTCGGCACGGGGTGCGGGCTGCTCAATGGCCTGCTCATCACAAGGCTGCGCCTGCACTCCCTGGTGCTGACCATTGGCATGGCCGGTGTCTATGGGGGCGCCAATCTGGTGCTCACCAAGGGCGTGGCAATCACCGGAATCCCGAGTGATATCGGTTTCCTTGGCCGTGGCATGATGTTCGGTCTGCCCGTGCCCTTCGTGATCCTGCTTGTCTGCCTTGCGATCGTTTCCTTTGTCATGATCCGCACCCCGCTGGGGCGCTATGTCTATGCCATTGGCAGCAATAATGCCGCTGCACGGATGCTTGGCATCAGGGTGGACGCCATTCGCGTCTGCGCTTTTGCAACGGCAGGCTTCCTTTCCGCACTGGCAGGTATCGTGATGGTTGCCCGCCTCGGAACAGCCCAGCCTTCCATTGGCGATACCTGGGTGCTTGCCCCCATCGCAGCGGCCGTCATCGGCGGTGTCGCCACGACAGGCGGCCTTGGCAGCCCATTCGGCGCCGTTCTGGGTGCGGTCATCATCGGCATCATCGAGAACGTTATCGTGCTGTTCGGCATCTCTCCTTACTGGCAATCGATCGTCAGCGGCGGGATCGTCGTCGCCGCCATTTCCTTCGACTCAATCGCAAGACGCTATTTCAACCGCGAGGCCTGA
- a CDS encoding sugar ABC transporter ATP-binding protein, whose product MVLLKATGIRKTYPGVVALDHIDLTLEPGKVHILAGENGAGKSTLIKTLSGLVRPDEGTLVIDDADALHDHKLFRRVAYVPQELNLFPYLTVAENMFMPFARSGFGTVTVSEKAMEAKAAEYIARFGIHARPDQKVAEISVPDQQLLQIARAATQEDFGVMILDEPTSSLTARETEQLFRIVCDLRNRGVAIVFVSHKMEEIFALGDTVTVLRNGRSVGSFPMEGMTENELIRLMSGSTVKLDEQFQSDPASRTGETILKVDNLCGPGFEDISFELKRGEILGFAGLVGAGRSEIMQAMFGFRKVRSGQVMLDGKVIAPNRPDKAVKAGMIYLSEERKHHGIFPMLSVRENIALAVTDDISTGGLISPRREKEIVSEIIQRFDVRTSSAAKKIMFLSGGNQQKAIIGRAMARKPRLLIFDEPTKGIDIGTKFQIYRIMQRLAEEGVGIILVSSEMNELQRCATRIITLYSGRINGSFEHDKTDVSTLVASIIGSPETRHVA is encoded by the coding sequence ATGGTCCTTCTCAAGGCAACAGGCATACGAAAGACCTATCCGGGTGTCGTAGCGCTTGACCATATCGACCTGACCCTGGAACCCGGCAAGGTGCATATCCTTGCCGGGGAAAACGGGGCGGGCAAATCTACCCTCATCAAAACTCTTTCCGGTCTGGTCAGACCCGATGAGGGGACATTGGTGATCGATGATGCCGATGCCCTTCACGATCACAAGCTGTTTCGACGGGTGGCCTACGTTCCCCAAGAACTCAATCTCTTCCCCTACCTGACCGTCGCGGAAAACATGTTCATGCCGTTTGCCCGCTCGGGCTTCGGCACGGTCACCGTTTCCGAAAAGGCCATGGAAGCCAAGGCCGCCGAGTATATCGCGCGTTTCGGTATCCACGCGCGGCCCGATCAGAAGGTTGCCGAAATCAGCGTGCCCGATCAGCAGCTTCTGCAGATTGCCCGCGCGGCAACCCAGGAAGATTTCGGGGTCATGATCCTCGATGAGCCGACCTCATCGCTGACAGCCCGGGAGACAGAACAGCTTTTCCGCATCGTATGTGATCTGCGCAACCGGGGCGTGGCCATCGTGTTCGTCTCCCACAAGATGGAGGAAATCTTCGCGCTGGGCGATACGGTCACCGTGCTGCGCAATGGTCGCAGCGTTGGCAGCTTCCCTATGGAGGGCATGACCGAAAACGAACTGATCCGCCTGATGTCGGGCAGTACGGTCAAGCTGGACGAACAATTCCAGTCCGATCCGGCCTCTCGCACGGGCGAGACGATCCTCAAGGTAGATAATCTGTGCGGGCCTGGGTTCGAGGATATCTCCTTTGAATTGAAGAGAGGCGAAATCCTCGGCTTTGCGGGTCTGGTTGGCGCAGGCCGTTCCGAAATCATGCAGGCCATGTTCGGTTTCCGCAAAGTCCGGAGCGGCCAGGTGATGCTCGATGGAAAGGTCATCGCCCCCAACAGGCCGGACAAAGCCGTCAAGGCAGGGATGATCTACCTCTCTGAAGAGCGCAAGCATCACGGTATCTTCCCGATGCTCAGCGTGCGCGAAAATATCGCGCTGGCCGTTACCGATGACATCTCCACGGGCGGGCTGATCTCTCCCAGGCGGGAAAAAGAGATCGTCAGCGAGATCATTCAGCGTTTCGATGTCCGCACCTCGTCGGCGGCGAAGAAGATCATGTTTCTCTCTGGCGGCAACCAGCAGAAAGCGATCATCGGCCGCGCCATGGCACGCAAGCCTCGCCTGCTCATATTCGATGAGCCGACGAAGGGCATCGATATCGGCACCAAGTTCCAGATCTACCGGATCATGCAACGCCTTGCGGAAGAGGGCGTCGGGATCATTCTGGTCTCGTCAGAAATGAACGAATTGCAGCGTTGCGCCACGCGCATCATCACCCTCTATTCCGGCCGTATCAACGGTTCCTTCGAGCACGACAAGACGGATGTCAGCACGCTGGTCGCCTCGATCATCGGCTCACCGGAGACCAGACATGTCGCATGA
- a CDS encoding substrate-binding domain-containing protein, with product MKKVLLATASLLLAPLAAHAAPENGPMRFVMIPKAVHPWFDKANNGAQSAAQLLSKATGRTITVEYRAPQTADVSTQNDIIERAIATHPDGLILDLLDEKGNRSTMQEAVDEKIPMTVFDSLPPEGMDITAVGADFCEQGTLAAERLAKLIDHKGEVAIMMGVPTAPNHALRARCELKVFAKYPDIKVVATGIDNDSIETAQKQASAIMQAHPNLGGWVACDAAGPVGIGQAIRESDKVGKVQEVGLDNLSDMLQLIKDGVVDSSASSRPEMQGYWAVIAAWQKAMGQQTPKNIDTGIDIITKATLTK from the coding sequence ATGAAAAAAGTCCTGCTCGCTACCGCATCCCTCCTTCTCGCTCCGTTGGCCGCTCATGCGGCCCCGGAGAACGGGCCGATGCGTTTCGTCATGATACCGAAAGCCGTGCATCCCTGGTTCGACAAGGCCAATAATGGTGCCCAATCGGCTGCCCAACTGCTCAGCAAGGCAACCGGTCGCACCATCACGGTGGAATATCGTGCACCGCAGACGGCCGATGTCTCGACCCAGAACGACATCATCGAACGGGCCATTGCGACACATCCCGATGGTCTGATCCTCGATCTGCTCGATGAGAAGGGCAATCGCTCGACCATGCAGGAAGCGGTTGACGAGAAGATCCCGATGACGGTGTTCGACTCCCTCCCTCCCGAAGGCATGGATATCACGGCAGTCGGGGCGGATTTCTGCGAGCAGGGCACTCTGGCAGCCGAACGGCTTGCCAAGCTGATCGATCACAAGGGCGAGGTCGCCATCATGATGGGTGTGCCAACCGCCCCCAATCATGCATTGCGCGCCCGTTGTGAACTCAAGGTGTTTGCCAAATATCCCGACATCAAGGTTGTTGCCACAGGCATCGACAATGACAGCATCGAGACGGCTCAAAAGCAGGCTTCGGCCATCATGCAGGCCCACCCCAATCTCGGCGGCTGGGTAGCCTGTGATGCGGCCGGCCCCGTGGGTATCGGCCAGGCCATCCGCGAGAGTGACAAGGTGGGCAAGGTTCAGGAAGTCGGGCTCGATAACCTGAGTGACATGCTCCAGCTCATCAAGGACGGTGTGGTGGATTCCTCGGCCTCGAGCCGCCCTGAAATGCAGGGCTACTGGGCCGTAATCGCCGCCTGGCAGAAGGCGATGGGCCAGCAGACGCCCAAGAACATCGATACCGGTATCGACATCATCACCAAAGCGACTCTCACCAAGTAA
- a CDS encoding RpiB/LacA/LacB family sugar-phosphate isomerase, whose translation MKIAVGGDSAGEGLAQQIVAHLKAKGVDAVDLSRPVDAKSELYSELSERVGHAILSGEYERGILCCGTGIGVAISANKIPGIRAAQAHDAYSAERAALSNNAHIITLGSRVVGAELAKTIVDSFLAKEFDPASASKKNVDGIDALDKKYSPNACK comes from the coding sequence ATGAAAATTGCAGTTGGTGGCGACAGCGCCGGTGAAGGTCTGGCCCAGCAGATCGTGGCGCATCTCAAGGCCAAGGGTGTCGATGCGGTCGATCTCTCGCGCCCCGTCGATGCGAAAAGCGAGCTTTATTCCGAACTGAGCGAGCGCGTGGGTCACGCCATTCTTTCCGGCGAATATGAGCGCGGCATCCTGTGCTGCGGCACCGGTATCGGGGTCGCGATTTCGGCCAACAAGATCCCTGGTATCCGCGCCGCTCAGGCTCACGATGCGTATTCGGCCGAGCGCGCCGCCCTGTCGAATAATGCCCACATCATCACATTGGGCTCACGCGTCGTCGGGGCCGAACTGGCCAAGACGATTGTCGATTCCTTCCTAGCGAAAGAATTCGACCCGGCAAGCGCTTCCAAGAAGAACGTCGATGGCATCGACGCTCTCGACAAGAAGTATTCGCCAAACGCCTGCAAGTAA
- a CDS encoding DeoR/GlpR family DNA-binding transcription regulator: MSGATGVESKAVSARRREILDYVLENGGAQIEELVDRFSTSRMTIHRDLHALSEQGLVRKVHGGVTMLASGVMETSVVHRMRRASREKQAIARLAAGFIKAGDIIALDDSTTSRILSENLPSGMPLTVLTNSMGIATQIAGARDISLISLGGKYHPRFDAFLGILCEQGTKSLRANTLFMSVSAVRDLGAFHQEQEIVKCKMALMGIVDRRILMIDSQKFDVTALNRLASLSDFDVVITDSGVSESQKNRMLDAGINLHVAHLDDAAPTSHSPSP; the protein is encoded by the coding sequence ATGAGCGGCGCGACCGGGGTCGAGAGCAAGGCCGTCTCGGCCAGACGACGCGAGATTCTGGACTACGTGCTCGAAAACGGGGGTGCGCAGATCGAGGAACTGGTGGACCGTTTCTCGACCAGCCGCATGACCATCCATCGCGACCTCCATGCCCTGTCCGAGCAGGGGCTGGTGCGCAAGGTGCATGGCGGTGTGACCATGCTAGCCAGCGGCGTGATGGAAACAAGCGTCGTCCATCGCATGCGCCGTGCCTCGCGTGAAAAACAGGCCATTGCCCGCCTCGCAGCAGGATTTATCAAGGCTGGCGATATCATCGCACTCGATGATTCCACCACCTCGCGCATCCTGTCTGAAAACCTGCCCTCGGGCATGCCGCTCACTGTGCTGACAAACAGCATGGGAATTGCCACGCAGATTGCAGGCGCACGCGATATCAGCCTGATATCGCTGGGCGGCAAATATCACCCCCGCTTCGATGCCTTTCTCGGCATCCTGTGCGAGCAGGGAACCAAATCACTCAGGGCCAATACGCTCTTCATGTCCGTCTCTGCCGTGCGCGATCTCGGCGCGTTCCATCAGGAGCAGGAGATCGTCAAGTGCAAGATGGCCCTCATGGGAATTGTCGATCGTCGCATCCTGATGATCGACAGCCAGAAATTCGATGTGACCGCATTGAACCGTCTGGCCAGCCTTTCTGACTTTGATGTCGTGATCACCGATTCAGGTGTGTCCGAAAGCCAGAAGAACCGAATGCTTGATGCTGGCATCAACCTGCATGTCGCCCATCTGGATGACGCAGCGCCCACCTCGCATTCTCCATCCCCCTGA
- a CDS encoding triose-phosphate isomerase: MPQKSLWVGTSWKMNKGPGAARDAAARIADMAVPDTITPFVIPPFTSLETVAARLENTAWHVGAQNMHWEEEGAWTGEISPRMVRECGADLIELGHSERREHFGETDITVNLKVRAAIRHGLRPLICIGDSAEEYEFNVTHETLARQTKMALHGLTTDEITTVLLAYEPVWAIGAKGRAAEPEFVDIAHKRLRHVLIELVGEEQARRVPLLYGGSVSLDNAARYTALSDVDGVFIGRSAWDPSGLEAIIRSVAS; the protein is encoded by the coding sequence ATGCCCCAAAAGTCGCTCTGGGTCGGAACAAGCTGGAAGATGAACAAGGGGCCAGGGGCTGCCCGCGACGCGGCCGCTCGGATTGCCGACATGGCGGTGCCTGACACGATCACCCCCTTCGTCATTCCCCCGTTCACCTCACTCGAAACCGTCGCTGCCCGTCTCGAAAACACGGCCTGGCATGTCGGTGCGCAGAACATGCACTGGGAGGAAGAGGGCGCCTGGACGGGTGAAATCTCCCCTCGCATGGTGCGCGAGTGTGGGGCAGACCTGATTGAGCTTGGCCATTCCGAACGACGGGAGCATTTCGGCGAGACCGATATCACGGTCAACCTAAAGGTGCGCGCTGCCATCCGTCACGGCCTGCGGCCGCTCATCTGCATCGGCGACAGCGCCGAGGAATATGAGTTCAACGTGACGCACGAAACCCTGGCACGCCAGACCAAGATGGCGCTTCACGGTCTGACAACGGATGAAATCACTACGGTGCTTCTTGCCTATGAGCCAGTCTGGGCAATCGGCGCGAAGGGCAGGGCGGCCGAGCCGGAATTTGTCGACATTGCCCATAAGCGCCTGCGTCATGTGCTGATCGAACTCGTTGGAGAAGAGCAGGCGCGGCGTGTGCCCCTTCTCTATGGCGGGAGTGTCTCGCTCGACAACGCCGCCCGTTACACGGCACTGAGCGATGTGGATGGTGTCTTCATCGGTCGCTCGGCCTGGGATCCCTCGGGGCTCGAGGCCATCATCAGGTCTGTTGCGTCATGA